From the Pongo pygmaeus isolate AG05252 chromosome X, NHGRI_mPonPyg2-v2.0_pri, whole genome shotgun sequence genome, one window contains:
- the HSFX3 gene encoding heat shock transcription factor, X-linked member 3 codes for MASQNTEQEYEAKLAPSVGGEPTSGGPSSSSPDPNPDSSEVLDRHEDQAMSQDPGSQDNSPPEDRNQRVANVEDNHNLFRLSFPRKLWMIVEEDTFKSVSWNDDGDAVIIEKDLFQREVLQRRGAEKIFETDSLKSIIRQLNLYGFCKIRSSNSPGNKKMMIYRNSNFQRDKPRLLENIQRNHRRNTAQQATRVPTPKRKKLVATRRSLRIYHINARKEAIKMCQQGAPSVQGPSGTQSFRRSGMWWSKKSATRHPLGNGSPQEPNGPSWEGTSGNVTFASSATTWMEGTGQVPSSLVYSDNGSVMSLYNICYYVLLASLSVMSPNEPSDNEEEQEGSSDDKYRLCEQFRNNASP; via the exons ATGGCGAGTCAGAACACTGAACAGGAATATGAAGCCAAGCTGGCCCCATCTGTTGGTGGAGAGCCAACAAGCGGGGGCCCATCTAGTTCTTCACCTGATCCAAATCCAGATTCCAGCGAGGTTTTGGACAGGCACGAGGACCAAgccatgagccaagatccagGCTCCCAAGATAACTCACCACCAGAAGACCGAAACCAACGCGTGGCCAACGTGGAAGACAACCACAACCTTTTTAGGCTTTCCTTCCCAAGAAAGCTTTGGATGATTGTGGAGGAAGacacattcaagtctgtgagctggaATGATGACGGAGACGCCGTGATCATCGAGAAGGATCTCTTCCAGAGGGAGGTTCTTCAACGGAGAGGTGCAGAGAAGATCTTCGAAACAGACAGCTTGAAGAGTATCATTCGCCAGCTGAACCTCTATGGATTCTGCAAAATACGCTCAAGCAACTCTCCAGGAAACAAGAAAATGATG aTCTACCGCAACTCCAATTTTCAGAGAGACAAGCCCAGGCTCCTGGAGAATATCCAGAGAAATCACCGCAGAAACACCGCTCAGCAAGCGACCCGTGTCCCAACTCCAAAGAGAAAGAAGCTGGTAGCTACAAGACGCTCCCTACGTATCTATCACATCAATGCCAGGAAAGAAGCAATCAAAATGTGTCAGCAGGGAGCCCCCAGTGTTCAGGGACCCAGTGGCACCCAGTCCTTCAGGCGCTCTGGCATGTGGTGGTCCAAGAAGAGTGCCACTAGGCATCCCCTGGGAAATGGGTCCCCTCAGGAACCAAATGGCCCAAGTTGGGAGGGCACCTCTGGGAATGTCACATTTGCATCTTCTGCTACTACCTGGATGGAAGGCACAGGGCAAGTGCCTAGTAGTCTGGTTTACTCAGATAATGGTAGTGTAATGTCTTTGTACAATATCTGTTACTACGTTCTGTTGGCCTCCCTCTCAGTCATGTCTCCAAATGAGCCCTCTGACAATGAGGAGGAGCAGGAAGGCTCCTCAGATGACAAGTATAGGCTATGTGAACAGTTCAGAAACAATGCAAGTCCATGA